The Candidatus Thiodiazotropha endoloripes genome has a window encoding:
- a CDS encoding peptidoglycan-binding domain-containing protein gives MEPTLKRLIKYGSRGDDVVQVQQSLNRAVSTKPELIPDGIFGAKSTARAEQFQRSNQLAADGIIGPKTWEKLIAFLKNIVDTPPTDKDKHKEIRKRVLMEAGKLVGTVDFTQLIGGRPKGIDIVKTIFKEAANVTLQDDNFKDPFSKVWSPQPFISGQKKSWCGIFCVYCYRKAGITTVRWNLNIGAPVGNIGLNSWSTQFVQAIKLADIGAVATRQHHFLIEKVDPGNPFTPRLNTIDGNLLAGKIQRRSGYHQVGKDNFNYYSLK, from the coding sequence ATGGAACCCACACTGAAAAGGCTGATCAAGTATGGCTCGAGGGGCGATGATGTGGTGCAGGTTCAGCAAAGCCTGAATCGCGCTGTTTCAACCAAGCCGGAATTGATCCCTGATGGAATCTTTGGCGCCAAATCAACCGCCAGAGCCGAACAATTCCAACGTAGCAATCAACTGGCTGCTGACGGCATTATCGGTCCAAAGACCTGGGAAAAGCTGATTGCCTTCCTGAAAAACATCGTCGATACACCGCCAACCGATAAAGACAAGCACAAGGAGATTCGCAAAAGGGTCCTGATGGAAGCGGGAAAACTTGTCGGCACAGTCGACTTTACACAGCTTATCGGTGGCAGACCGAAAGGTATCGATATTGTTAAAACCATCTTTAAGGAAGCCGCGAATGTCACCCTGCAGGATGATAACTTCAAAGATCCTTTCAGTAAGGTATGGAGTCCACAGCCTTTTATCAGTGGTCAGAAAAAGAGCTGGTGTGGGATTTTCTGTGTCTACTGTTATCGAAAAGCGGGCATAACAACCGTCAGGTGGAACCTGAATATCGGTGCCCCGGTCGGTAACATTGGTTTGAACAGCTGGAGCACACAGTTCGTCCAGGCGATCAAACTGGCAGACATCGGCGCCGTCGCCACCCGCCAGCACCATTTCCTCATCGAAAAGGTCGACCCTGGCAACCCATTCACACCACGGCTGAATACCATAGACGGTAATCTTCTGGCGGGAAAGATCCAGCGACGCAGCGGCTATCATCAGGTAGGCAAGGACAATTTCAACTACTACTCATTGAAGTAG
- a CDS encoding Spy/CpxP family protein refolding chaperone, translating to MRKITVLLLVVLLFTVSGVTAETMGGKGQFMKYMAHVNPVPNYVSFISKNSQELKLSDVQMAQVMEWKEQNRTKMHGMVMSIIEGEKKMAQASLDGVSADEINSMAETVSKARMQIIVGKTRCRDRMMEILDDAQWDKLTAMVAAK from the coding sequence ATGAGAAAAATTACTGTTTTGTTACTGGTCGTTCTGCTTTTTACAGTCTCTGGCGTAACGGCTGAAACCATGGGTGGTAAAGGTCAGTTCATGAAATATATGGCACATGTCAACCCCGTGCCCAACTATGTCTCTTTTATTAGTAAAAACTCCCAGGAGCTGAAACTCAGTGATGTTCAGATGGCGCAGGTCATGGAGTGGAAGGAGCAAAACCGTACAAAGATGCATGGTATGGTGATGTCAATCATCGAAGGCGAAAAGAAGATGGCCCAGGCATCGCTGGATGGGGTCAGTGCGGATGAGATCAACAGTATGGCCGAAACGGTAAGTAAAGCCCGTATGCAGATCATTGTCGGTAAAACCCGTTGCCGTGATCGGATGATGGAAATCCTCGATGATGCGCAGTGGGATAAGTTGACCGCCATGGTGGCCGCGAAATAA
- a CDS encoding HAD family hydrolase yields the protein MKTTYKAILFDLFGTLLSVSKAAKGQGQYTADILGLDRKAWNQACFGKHHDIVTRTDHLETVRRIAHSLDPSIPLHKVRQAAEARQLRFDTALLEIEPGILSILQNLKQQGFILGLISNASTGEVRAWPESPLAPLFTSVHFSCQQGVQKPDPEIYCMALAEMTISADAALFIGDGSSEEHMGAEACNIDSLLVTYFLDASDTQELNRRGKGSKGRIGHIRELLKMISPEI from the coding sequence ATGAAAACCACCTACAAAGCAATCCTGTTTGACCTGTTCGGCACACTGCTGAGCGTCTCCAAGGCGGCAAAGGGGCAAGGGCAATATACCGCAGACATACTCGGATTGGATCGCAAAGCCTGGAATCAGGCCTGTTTCGGGAAGCACCATGACATTGTCACTCGAACCGATCATCTGGAGACCGTCAGACGCATTGCCCACAGTCTCGATCCATCAATCCCACTCCACAAAGTCCGTCAGGCTGCCGAGGCGCGACAGTTACGTTTCGATACCGCCTTGCTCGAAATCGAACCCGGGATCCTGTCGATTCTGCAGAACTTGAAGCAACAGGGATTCATTCTGGGGCTGATCTCGAATGCATCCACTGGTGAGGTAAGAGCCTGGCCTGAGTCCCCCCTTGCACCCCTGTTCACCAGCGTCCACTTCAGCTGTCAGCAGGGAGTGCAGAAACCGGACCCGGAAATCTATTGTATGGCCTTGGCCGAAATGACAATCTCGGCCGATGCGGCACTGTTCATCGGCGATGGCAGCAGCGAGGAACACATGGGCGCCGAAGCCTGTAACATCGACAGCCTGCTGGTGACCTATTTTCTCGATGCGAGCGATACCCAGGAGCTCAATAGAAGAGGGAAAGGGTCCAAAGGTCGTATTGGGCATATTCGGGAACTGCTGAAAATGATCTCTCCTGAAATCTGA
- a CDS encoding L-serine ammonia-lyase has protein sequence MSVSVFDLFKIGIGPSSSHTVGPMLAAKRFIEQLDEAGLLAGTSRLKIELYGSLGATGKGHGTDKAVILGLQGETPEEVEVDAISLRMDRVRVERQIKLHGGQVIELDPDRDMVFYRRKQLGLHPNGMLFTALDEAGEPVKRGEFYSVGGGFVVQTDEQGEPQIVEQQTELKYPFKSGRELLDQCEANGLSISQLMLENELAWRDKTEINQQLLRIWHVMQRCVEKGCETEGLLPGGLKVKRRAPRLFRQLSNDAELSTVPLGTMDWVNLFALAVNEENAAGGRVVTAPTNGAAGIIPSVLHYYWRYSPGANEEGVVRFLLCAGAIGILYKENASISGAEVGCQGEVGSACSMAAGALTEVLGGTPQQVENAAEIGMEHNLGLTCDPVGGLVQVPCIERNAMGAVKAINAARMALRGDGSHFVSLDKVIKTMQETGADMQTKYKETSRGGLAVNLVEC, from the coding sequence ATGTCGGTCAGTGTGTTCGATCTTTTCAAAATCGGCATCGGACCATCGAGTTCCCATACGGTAGGACCGATGCTGGCCGCAAAACGCTTTATCGAGCAGCTCGATGAGGCCGGTCTGTTGGCCGGCACAAGCAGGCTTAAGATCGAGCTCTACGGTTCACTCGGTGCAACCGGTAAGGGGCATGGTACGGATAAGGCGGTGATCCTCGGGTTACAGGGTGAGACACCTGAAGAGGTTGAAGTGGACGCGATCTCGTTGCGCATGGATCGGGTACGGGTGGAGCGGCAGATCAAGCTCCATGGAGGGCAGGTGATCGAGCTGGACCCCGATCGGGATATGGTCTTCTATCGCCGCAAACAGCTGGGTCTGCATCCCAACGGGATGCTGTTCACTGCATTGGATGAGGCGGGAGAACCTGTGAAGCGTGGTGAGTTCTACTCGGTTGGTGGCGGATTCGTGGTACAGACCGATGAGCAGGGCGAACCGCAGATTGTCGAGCAGCAGACTGAACTGAAATATCCTTTCAAAAGCGGAAGGGAGTTACTCGATCAGTGTGAGGCCAACGGCCTCTCCATCAGTCAGTTGATGCTTGAAAATGAGTTGGCCTGGCGGGATAAAACAGAGATCAACCAGCAGCTTTTGAGAATCTGGCATGTGATGCAGCGTTGTGTCGAGAAGGGGTGTGAAACGGAGGGTCTCTTGCCGGGCGGCCTTAAGGTCAAGCGCAGAGCACCAAGACTTTTCCGGCAACTGAGCAACGATGCCGAGCTGAGTACCGTACCCCTGGGCACCATGGACTGGGTCAACCTGTTCGCGCTGGCGGTGAATGAAGAGAATGCCGCCGGTGGCCGAGTCGTCACCGCGCCAACCAATGGGGCGGCTGGAATCATCCCATCGGTACTGCACTACTACTGGCGATACTCTCCGGGTGCCAATGAAGAGGGTGTTGTGCGTTTTCTGTTATGTGCCGGCGCGATCGGCATTCTCTACAAGGAGAACGCCTCGATATCCGGTGCCGAGGTGGGTTGTCAGGGAGAAGTGGGCTCGGCCTGCTCAATGGCGGCCGGGGCGTTGACCGAAGTTCTGGGAGGCACCCCCCAGCAGGTTGAGAATGCAGCCGAGATCGGAATGGAACACAATCTGGGCCTGACCTGTGATCCGGTGGGCGGATTGGTGCAGGTGCCGTGTATCGAACGTAATGCCATGGGTGCAGTGAAAGCGATCAATGCAGCCCGTATGGCATTGAGAGGGGATGGTTCCCATTTCGTCTCCCTCGACAAGGTGATCAAGACCATGCAGGAGACCGGTGCCGATATGCAGACCAAATATAAAGAGACCTCACGTGGAGGTCTGGCGGTGAATCTGGTTGAGTGTTGA
- the sufB gene encoding Fe-S cluster assembly protein SufB, whose product MGQTNSEMEALIAGEYAQGFVTQIDSDTFPPGLNEAVVGAISERKGEPDWMLQKRLEAYRHWLTMDQPDWAVINHPPIDFQQISYYSSPKQSPKLESLDQVDPEILATYEKLGISIDEQKALAGVAVDAVFDSVSVATTFRETLAEAGVIFCAISEALRDYPELVRQYMGSVVPHKDNFFAALNSAVFSDGTFVYVPKGVKCPMELSTYFRINEAKTGQFERTLIIAEAGSEVSYLEGCTAPMRDENQLHAAVVELVAMEDAKIKYSTVQNWYPGDLEGKGGIYNFVTKRGDCRGDRSHISWTQVETGSAVTWKYPSCILRGRDSVGEFYSVAVTKGYQQADTGTKMIHIGENSRSTIVSKGISAMQGSNAYRGLVRVAGKAENARNHTRCDSLLIGDRCAAHTFPYIEVKNPTAKVEHEATTSKVSEDQLFYCRQRGLTEEDAVSMIINGFCKEVFQELPMEFAVEAQKLLAVSLEGAVG is encoded by the coding sequence ATGGGCCAGACAAACAGCGAAATGGAGGCATTGATTGCGGGTGAATATGCCCAGGGTTTCGTCACTCAGATTGATTCGGACACCTTTCCACCTGGTCTGAATGAAGCGGTGGTAGGTGCCATTTCAGAGCGTAAGGGGGAGCCCGATTGGATGTTGCAAAAACGTCTCGAAGCCTACCGGCACTGGTTGACAATGGATCAACCCGATTGGGCAGTGATCAACCATCCGCCAATCGATTTTCAGCAGATCTCATACTACTCCTCGCCGAAGCAGTCTCCGAAGCTTGAGAGTCTGGATCAAGTCGATCCGGAAATTCTTGCCACCTATGAAAAGCTCGGAATCTCGATCGACGAGCAAAAGGCGTTGGCCGGCGTAGCTGTGGATGCGGTGTTCGACAGTGTCTCCGTGGCTACCACCTTTCGAGAGACGCTCGCTGAAGCGGGTGTGATTTTCTGCGCAATCTCCGAAGCGTTACGGGATTATCCGGAACTGGTGCGTCAATATATGGGCTCTGTCGTGCCCCATAAGGATAACTTTTTCGCCGCACTCAATAGCGCCGTGTTCAGTGATGGAACCTTTGTCTATGTACCAAAAGGGGTGAAATGCCCGATGGAGCTCTCCACCTATTTTCGCATCAATGAAGCGAAAACCGGTCAGTTCGAACGTACCCTGATCATTGCAGAAGCGGGTAGTGAGGTGAGTTATCTGGAGGGCTGTACTGCGCCGATGCGGGATGAGAACCAACTCCATGCTGCGGTCGTTGAACTGGTGGCGATGGAGGATGCAAAGATCAAGTATTCAACCGTGCAGAACTGGTACCCGGGGGATCTGGAGGGCAAGGGGGGAATCTACAACTTTGTCACCAAACGGGGAGATTGCCGCGGGGATCGGTCGCACATCTCCTGGACACAGGTTGAGACAGGATCCGCGGTCACCTGGAAATATCCCAGTTGCATTCTGCGTGGCCGGGATAGCGTGGGTGAGTTTTACTCGGTTGCTGTAACCAAGGGTTATCAACAGGCCGATACCGGCACCAAGATGATTCATATCGGTGAAAACAGCCGTAGCACGATTGTCTCCAAGGGTATCTCCGCGATGCAGGGCAGTAACGCCTATCGAGGTCTGGTGAGAGTTGCCGGTAAAGCGGAGAACGCGCGTAACCACACCCGTTGTGACTCTCTGTTGATCGGTGACCGCTGCGCCGCCCACACCTTTCCCTATATCGAGGTGAAGAATCCAACCGCCAAGGTGGAACATGAAGCCACCACCTCCAAGGTCAGTGAGGACCAGCTCTTCTATTGTCGGCAAAGAGGACTCACGGAAGAGGATGCGGTGTCGATGATCATCAACGGATTCTGTAAAGAGGTCTTCCAGGAATTGCCGATGGAGTTTGCAGTCGAGGCTCAGAAACTGCTCGCCGTGAGTCTCGAAGGGGCGGTCGGTTAG
- the sufC gene encoding Fe-S cluster assembly ATPase SufC gives MLAIKNLTASVDGKAILRGVDLQVEPGELHAIMGPNGSGKSTLAHILAGRDGYSVTGGEVRYLGEDLLQLEVEERAQQGLFLAMQYPVELPGVNNMSFLRESMNALRRARGEPEIDTLSFMKQVKEKAKQVKLDEKLLKRSVNAGFSGGEKKRNEILQMAMLEPKLAILDETDSGLDIDALRTVADGVNRLRTAERGMIVVTHYQRLLDYIQPDKVHVLANGRIVRSGGKDLALELEARGYGWLLEEAAA, from the coding sequence ATGTTAGCCATTAAGAATTTAACAGCCAGCGTGGACGGGAAAGCGATCCTCAGAGGTGTGGACCTTCAGGTGGAGCCTGGAGAGTTGCATGCCATCATGGGACCGAACGGTTCAGGCAAGAGTACGTTGGCGCACATTCTGGCCGGTCGTGACGGTTATTCTGTAACCGGCGGTGAGGTCCGCTATCTGGGTGAAGACCTGTTGCAACTGGAAGTGGAAGAGCGGGCCCAGCAAGGTCTGTTTCTGGCAATGCAGTATCCGGTGGAGTTGCCCGGAGTGAATAATATGAGTTTTCTGCGCGAATCCATGAATGCATTGCGTAGAGCACGGGGTGAACCTGAGATCGATACCCTGAGTTTCATGAAGCAGGTGAAAGAGAAGGCCAAACAGGTGAAGCTCGATGAAAAATTGTTGAAACGATCCGTCAATGCAGGTTTCTCCGGAGGTGAGAAGAAACGCAACGAAATTCTGCAGATGGCGATGCTCGAACCAAAACTGGCGATCCTCGATGAGACCGACTCAGGGCTCGATATCGATGCCTTAAGGACGGTGGCGGACGGCGTCAATCGGTTGCGTACAGCGGAGCGGGGCATGATTGTGGTGACCCACTATCAACGGCTGCTCGACTATATTCAACCGGACAAGGTGCATGTGTTGGCGAATGGTCGGATTGTACGCAGTGGTGGTAAGGATCTGGCCTTAGAGCTTGAAGCCAGAGGCTATGGCTGGTTACTCGAGGAGGCCGCGGCATGA
- the sufD gene encoding Fe-S cluster assembly protein SufD: MTPSLSDYKSGTLQGIETLPMSSGDWMIDRRLAALERFETLGFPDRRSEAWRYTSVEGLLKQGFIAPAKVSQRDRDDGIQSHLLPLATLGRLVFIDGQFIDEHSVYPSQGVRVTSLKAAMAKGDRQVLEAVGSLSGLGDDGFAALNLAGFQDGVVIQIAQDVRLDGPMELLHLSTASAEGRKLSTRHLILMERGSQAELIERFVSEDQQSSYFNHQVVEISLAEQASLNHKRIQMESGQAYHLSDLHIALQRQAAYYGVMAAIGGCWSRTFISNRFQQPDAHCELDGLYCVDDGQLADFHLDIDHQLANCSSRENFKGILRGSGRAVFDGLIQVGKGAQKSEAHLHNANLMLSRQAEVDTKPQLMILADDVVCSHGTSVGQLDDQAIFYLRSRGLDEEQARALLCQGFLAEVVDKFEHQALIELLNRRMNFVGFTEPETSHESLG; the protein is encoded by the coding sequence ATGACCCCCTCCCTGAGTGACTACAAGAGTGGGACACTGCAGGGTATCGAAACTCTGCCCATGAGTTCCGGTGATTGGATGATAGACCGGCGTCTGGCCGCCCTGGAACGGTTTGAAACGCTGGGCTTTCCCGATCGACGCTCGGAAGCCTGGCGTTACACCAGTGTGGAGGGGCTGCTAAAGCAGGGCTTTATTGCTCCGGCCAAGGTTTCGCAAAGGGATCGGGACGATGGGATTCAAAGCCATCTGTTACCACTTGCCACGCTGGGGCGGTTGGTGTTTATCGATGGCCAGTTCATTGACGAACACTCTGTTTATCCCTCGCAAGGGGTCAGGGTGACCAGCCTCAAAGCGGCCATGGCTAAAGGTGATCGCCAGGTGTTGGAGGCGGTGGGCAGTCTGTCAGGCTTGGGTGATGATGGATTTGCCGCGTTGAATCTGGCCGGTTTTCAAGATGGGGTAGTGATACAGATCGCCCAGGATGTCAGGCTGGATGGGCCAATGGAGTTGCTTCACTTGAGCACGGCCAGTGCAGAAGGGCGTAAATTATCTACCCGTCATCTGATCCTGATGGAGCGGGGCAGCCAGGCTGAGTTGATCGAACGCTTTGTCTCAGAGGATCAACAGAGTAGCTACTTTAACCATCAGGTGGTTGAGATCAGCCTGGCTGAACAGGCCAGCCTGAATCACAAGCGCATTCAGATGGAGAGTGGTCAGGCCTATCATCTGAGTGATCTGCATATCGCACTGCAGCGCCAGGCGGCCTACTACGGAGTAATGGCAGCGATTGGTGGCTGCTGGTCACGCACCTTTATATCAAATCGTTTTCAACAACCCGATGCCCATTGTGAACTGGATGGTCTCTATTGTGTGGATGATGGGCAGTTGGCCGATTTTCATCTCGATATAGACCACCAGTTGGCAAACTGCAGCAGCCGGGAGAACTTCAAAGGGATCTTGCGTGGTTCCGGCAGAGCGGTATTCGATGGTTTGATACAGGTCGGTAAGGGGGCGCAGAAAAGTGAAGCCCATCTGCATAATGCCAATCTGATGTTGTCGAGACAGGCAGAGGTGGATACCAAACCCCAGTTGATGATTTTGGCTGATGATGTGGTCTGCAGTCATGGCACCTCCGTCGGGCAGCTGGATGATCAGGCGATCTTCTATCTGCGCTCCCGGGGGCTCGATGAGGAGCAGGCCCGGGCTCTGTTGTGTCAGGGATTCCTGGCGGAAGTCGTCGACAAGTTTGAACACCAGGCTTTGATCGAGCTGCTCAACAGACGCATGAACTTTGTCGGTTTTACGGAGCCGGAGACGAGTCATGAGTCGCTTGGTTGA
- a CDS encoding SUF system Fe-S cluster assembly protein: MSRLVEVVKSLLPGQGKRRAPSRDQLIEALRTVHDPEIPVNIYDLGLIYRLEVDDQGRVEIDMTLTAPACPVAGTLPHEVGRVIDAVPGVEDAVIHLVWSPPWSKERMSEEAQMKLGLL; this comes from the coding sequence ATGAGTCGCTTGGTTGAGGTTGTAAAGTCACTGCTGCCTGGTCAGGGGAAGCGCCGTGCTCCGAGCAGGGATCAATTGATTGAAGCTCTGCGCACGGTTCATGACCCGGAGATTCCTGTCAATATTTATGATCTGGGTTTGATCTATCGACTGGAGGTTGACGATCAGGGTCGGGTGGAGATCGATATGACCTTGACCGCACCAGCCTGTCCTGTGGCTGGAACCCTACCCCATGAGGTGGGGCGTGTGATCGATGCGGTACCTGGTGTTGAGGATGCGGTCATTCATCTGGTCTGGAGTCCACCCTGGAGCAAGGAGCGGATGAGTGAAGAGGCACAGATGAAGCTCGGGCTGCTGTAG
- a CDS encoding HesB/IscA family protein, translated as MSIQLTDRAAEHVSKMLSSHGSGIGLRLATKKSGCSGFAYVVDYAEQVDTDDHVFESHGVKIVVNHQSLPMLDGMTIDFVKENMLNEGFEFINPNVKQSCGCGESFSV; from the coding sequence ATGTCCATACAGTTGACTGACAGAGCGGCTGAACATGTCAGCAAGATGTTATCCAGCCACGGCTCGGGCATCGGGCTGCGCCTGGCAACGAAAAAGAGCGGCTGTTCCGGTTTTGCCTATGTGGTGGATTATGCGGAGCAGGTCGATACGGATGACCATGTATTTGAAAGTCATGGAGTGAAGATTGTGGTGAATCATCAGAGTCTGCCCATGCTGGATGGGATGACCATCGATTTTGTCAAAGAGAATATGCTCAACGAGGGCTTTGAGTTTATCAACCCCAATGTGAAACAGAGTTGTGGTTGTGGTGAATCATTCAGCGTGTGA
- a CDS encoding SufE family protein codes for MATLSEAESIEQIVETFEFLDDWDTRYQYLIELGENLPPMPAALKTEENWVKPCMSTVHVAAQLDPGQSGLIRFQGDCDTAIIKGVLAVLIDLLSYRSLEEISNMDVDSLFKRLRLEEHLSPSRHVGIYAIVDKMVERATALVDGQ; via the coding sequence ATGGCCACTCTGTCTGAAGCAGAAAGCATTGAGCAAATCGTCGAAACCTTCGAGTTTCTTGATGATTGGGATACCCGATATCAATACCTGATCGAGTTGGGTGAAAACCTGCCGCCGATGCCGGCTGCCCTTAAGACTGAGGAGAATTGGGTTAAGCCCTGCATGAGTACCGTGCACGTGGCGGCTCAGCTGGATCCCGGTCAGTCGGGTTTGATCCGTTTTCAGGGGGACTGTGATACCGCTATCATCAAAGGTGTGTTGGCGGTACTGATCGATCTGCTCTCCTATCGCAGTCTGGAGGAGATCAGCAATATGGATGTGGATAGTCTGTTTAAACGTCTGCGGCTGGAAGAGCATCTCAGTCCCAGCAGGCATGTGGGAATCTACGCCATCGTCGATAAAATGGTTGAACGCGCCACAGCTCTGGTTGATGGTCAGTAA
- a CDS encoding methyl-accepting chemotaxis protein, with amino-acid sequence MFGLSNKKTLTLQAEQISQQDARIQALEHELAAVKGDNDTLRQEKEKLQSKGELDQQLFANLSSFGESFSQLQHSLNHTANSMKEEKQSAIKGSEISSQAISGVEVMSSEIDNVTTISRESSDSVVKLSTIADSISNFVSIIQGISEQTNLLALNAAIEAARAGEMGRGFAVVADEVRNLAGRTREATTEIAALVDTITQETKKSVETMSSVMDVTESFQSQVTESIQMIKKQFELSKEMESAIASTSLRTFVELAKLDHLIFKFGIYKSFMGLTEPEPNQLTDHRNCRLGNWYYNGEGQDCFSQLSGYREIEAPHLDVHKNGKLAMEYVKAGDHKNGLGAISKMEEASLLVLSSLEDLARAGESNSSILCTSDH; translated from the coding sequence ATGTTTGGCTTAAGTAATAAAAAGACCCTCACCCTTCAAGCAGAACAAATCTCTCAGCAGGACGCTAGGATTCAGGCACTGGAACATGAACTGGCCGCTGTCAAAGGGGACAACGACACACTCCGGCAGGAAAAGGAGAAACTGCAGAGTAAAGGAGAACTCGATCAACAACTGTTTGCAAATTTATCCAGCTTTGGTGAGTCATTCAGCCAACTGCAACACTCCCTGAACCACACCGCAAACTCGATGAAGGAAGAGAAGCAGAGCGCCATCAAAGGTTCAGAGATCTCCTCCCAGGCCATCTCCGGAGTTGAGGTGATGAGCAGCGAAATCGATAACGTAACCACCATCTCCCGGGAAAGCTCCGACAGCGTGGTGAAACTCAGCACCATCGCGGACAGTATCAGCAACTTTGTCAGTATCATTCAGGGAATTTCCGAACAGACCAATCTGTTGGCACTCAACGCTGCGATTGAAGCGGCCAGAGCCGGTGAGATGGGACGGGGTTTTGCGGTGGTAGCCGATGAGGTACGCAATCTGGCTGGCAGAACCCGAGAGGCAACCACAGAAATTGCCGCGCTGGTAGATACCATCACCCAGGAGACAAAAAAATCTGTCGAGACCATGTCATCGGTAATGGATGTCACAGAAAGTTTCCAGAGTCAGGTGACCGAATCCATACAGATGATCAAGAAGCAGTTCGAGCTATCCAAGGAGATGGAGAGTGCCATCGCCTCGACGTCACTGCGAACTTTTGTCGAGTTGGCCAAACTCGACCATCTGATCTTTAAGTTCGGCATCTATAAATCATTCATGGGACTCACAGAGCCGGAACCCAATCAGTTAACAGATCACAGAAACTGTCGTCTGGGCAACTGGTACTACAACGGGGAAGGTCAGGATTGCTTCTCCCAGCTCAGTGGTTACCGCGAGATCGAGGCACCCCACCTTGATGTGCACAAGAATGGCAAGTTGGCGATGGAATATGTCAAGGCTGGTGACCACAAAAATGGCCTCGGCGCGATATCCAAGATGGAAGAGGCCAGCCTGCTGGTACTGTCAAGTCTGGAAGATCTGGCCCGCGCCGGTGAGAGCAATTCCAGCATCCTCTGCACCAGCGACCATTAA